The following proteins are co-located in the Heliorestis convoluta genome:
- the rplA gene encoding 50S ribosomal protein L1, whose amino-acid sequence MPKQGKKYQENAKLINKDEPLEVNEAVELVKKMATAKFDETVEVAFRLGVDPRHADQMIRGAVVLPHGIGKTQRVIVFAKGEKVKEAEAAGADYVGADDLVQKIQGGWFNFDVAVATPDMMGTVGKLGRLLGPKGLMPNPKTGTVTFDVARAVQEVKAGKIEYRVDKTGIIHAPIGKASFEEQKLAENYQTLLDALLKAKPASSKGQYLKSITLSSTMSPGVPVNPLKPHAVQVQQ is encoded by the coding sequence ATGCCAAAGCAAGGTAAAAAATACCAAGAAAATGCAAAGCTCATTAATAAAGATGAGCCATTGGAAGTCAATGAGGCTGTAGAACTGGTCAAAAAAATGGCCACAGCCAAATTTGATGAAACTGTCGAAGTCGCTTTTCGACTGGGCGTTGATCCCCGTCATGCTGATCAAATGATTCGTGGCGCTGTTGTTTTGCCTCATGGTATCGGTAAGACACAACGCGTTATTGTATTTGCCAAGGGCGAAAAAGTGAAAGAAGCAGAAGCAGCAGGCGCTGATTACGTTGGTGCTGATGATCTCGTTCAAAAGATTCAAGGTGGATGGTTTAACTTTGACGTTGCCGTCGCTACGCCGGATATGATGGGGACTGTCGGTAAGTTGGGTCGCCTATTAGGTCCTAAAGGACTTATGCCCAACCCCAAAACAGGCACCGTTACCTTTGACGTTGCTCGTGCCGTACAGGAAGTTAAAGCTGGTAAGATTGAGTATCGTGTTGATAAAACAGGTATTATTCACGCACCCATTGGGAAAGCTTCCTTCGAAGAGCAGAAACTAGCTGAAAATTACCAGACTCTATTGGATGCTCTGCTGAAAGCCAAGCCGGCTTCTTCGAAAGGGCAGTATCTTAAGAGTATCACCTTATCCTCTACCATGAGCCCAGGGGTTCCTGTGAATCCTCTGAAACCTCATGCTGTACAGGTTCAACAATAG
- the rplJ gene encoding 50S ribosomal protein L10: protein MQNLNQKAQVVSEIKEKFEQSKSCVFADFRGLTVKDATELRSKFREAGVEFKVCKNTLTRIAANEVGIEGLDPYLEGPTAIAFSFGDPVAPAKILSDFIKEKKNIALSIKVGVVDGKVIDADGVKALADLPPKEVLLAQVLAGMQGPLVGMANVLQGPIRKLGYALEDLRKQKESA, encoded by the coding sequence ATGCAAAACCTTAATCAAAAAGCTCAGGTTGTTTCTGAGATTAAAGAGAAGTTCGAGCAATCGAAATCTTGTGTGTTTGCTGACTTCAGAGGCCTGACCGTTAAAGACGCGACAGAACTTCGCAGTAAGTTCAGAGAAGCTGGCGTAGAGTTCAAAGTATGCAAAAACACTTTGACCAGAATTGCAGCCAATGAAGTAGGCATTGAAGGACTCGATCCTTATCTAGAAGGTCCTACAGCCATTGCTTTTAGCTTTGGAGACCCAGTTGCGCCTGCAAAAATTCTCTCTGACTTTATTAAAGAGAAAAAGAACATCGCACTTTCAATCAAAGTGGGCGTCGTAGACGGCAAAGTGATTGATGCTGATGGTGTGAAAGCTCTTGCTGACTTGCCACCAAAAGAAGTTCTTTTGGCGCAAGTTCTCGCTGGTATGCAAGGTCCGCTCGTTGGCATGGCCAATGTACTTCAAGGACCCATTCGCAAGCTTGGTTACGCGCTGGAAGATCTGCGTAAACAGAAAGAAAGTGCTTAA
- the nusG gene encoding transcription termination/antitermination protein NusG — MEKQWYVIHTYSGYENKVKANLERRVESMNMGDKIFRIMVPMEDEVEVKNGKRKVTKRKVFPGYVLVEMVMTDDSWYVVRNTPGVTGFVGTGAKPVPLQPGEVSYILKTMGIDEARAKHDFELKQNVRVTSGPFENFIGIIEEIQPEKGKLKVMVSMFGRETPVELDFSQVEKMS, encoded by the coding sequence ATGGAAAAACAATGGTATGTAATTCACACCTATTCTGGATATGAGAATAAGGTCAAGGCGAACCTGGAACGTCGTGTCGAGTCGATGAACATGGGCGATAAGATTTTCAGAATCATGGTCCCCATGGAAGATGAAGTCGAAGTCAAGAATGGGAAAAGGAAAGTTACCAAGCGTAAAGTTTTTCCCGGATATGTTCTTGTTGAGATGGTCATGACGGACGACTCTTGGTATGTCGTGCGCAATACACCAGGCGTAACTGGTTTTGTAGGCACCGGTGCCAAACCTGTTCCTTTACAACCAGGAGAAGTAAGCTACATTCTCAAGACAATGGGCATTGATGAAGCCCGTGCCAAACACGACTTTGAGCTAAAGCAAAACGTACGAGTTACTTCCGGTCCTTTCGAGAACTTCATTGGTATCATAGAAGAGATCCAGCCTGAGAAAGGCAAACTCAAAGTAATGGTATCCATGTTTGGACGAGAAACACCGGTAGAACTTGACTTCTCCCAAGTTGAGAAAATGTCGTAA
- the rpmG gene encoding 50S ribosomal protein L33 codes for MRVGVTLACTECKRRNYTTNKNKKNDPDRLEMKKYCRWCKTQTVHKETK; via the coding sequence GTGCGCGTAGGTGTAACCTTGGCCTGCACAGAGTGCAAGCGTCGAAATTATACGACCAATAAGAACAAAAAAAATGATCCAGACCGTTTAGAAATGAAGAAGTACTGCCGTTGGTGCAAGACTCAGACGGTCCACAAAGAGACCAAGTAG
- the sigH gene encoding RNA polymerase sporulation sigma factor SigH → MSVNAQREFLDDLEQLMDEEIVERAKEGDEDALEYLINKYKNFVRAKARSYFLIGADREDIIQEGMIGLYKAIRDFRGDKLSSFRAFAELCITRQIITAIKTATRQKHIPLNSYVSLNKPIYDEDSDRTLLDVISGTKITDPEELIISREEFDDIEEKMGEILSSLEWKVLMSYLEGKSYQEIAIELKRHVKSIDNALQRVKRKLEKYLENRDEERMNASNGAKEKGSRDVRTLAKDASTGKG, encoded by the coding sequence GTGAGTGTGAATGCCCAGAGAGAATTTCTGGACGATCTAGAACAGCTCATGGATGAAGAAATTGTAGAACGAGCAAAAGAGGGCGACGAAGATGCGCTGGAGTATCTTATCAACAAGTATAAGAACTTTGTAAGAGCAAAAGCACGTTCTTACTTTTTGATCGGTGCTGATCGCGAAGATATTATCCAGGAAGGCATGATCGGTCTTTACAAGGCCATCCGAGACTTTCGGGGTGATAAGTTATCGTCTTTTAGAGCTTTTGCTGAGCTTTGCATCACACGCCAGATCATTACAGCCATTAAGACAGCTACTCGCCAAAAACATATACCGCTTAACTCTTACGTGTCACTGAACAAACCTATTTATGACGAAGACTCTGATCGAACTCTTCTTGATGTAATTTCGGGTACGAAGATTACAGACCCAGAAGAATTGATCATAAGCAGAGAAGAGTTTGACGATATTGAAGAAAAGATGGGCGAGATCTTGAGCTCTCTAGAGTGGAAAGTGCTCATGTCGTACTTAGAAGGAAAATCCTATCAAGAGATTGCAATCGAACTAAAGCGTCACGTAAAGTCGATTGACAATGCTTTGCAACGAGTAAAAAGGAAGCTAGAGAAATACTTAGAGAATCGTGATGAAGAACGCATGAATGCATCGAACGGCGCAAAAGAGAAGGGCAGCCGCGACGTTAGGACCTTGGCGAAAGATGCATCGACTGGTAAAGGATAA
- the rplL gene encoding 50S ribosomal protein L7/L12, producing the protein MSKIAEIIESVKGLTVLELAELVKAFEEEFGVSAAAPVAMAAMPAGAAAPAAEEKTEFDVVLTAAGDKKVNVIKVVREITGLGLKEAKELVDNAPKAVKEKVSKDEAEAIKTKLTDAGATVEVK; encoded by the coding sequence ATGAGTAAGATTGCTGAAATTATTGAATCGGTCAAAGGTCTGACCGTTCTTGAGTTAGCGGAATTGGTTAAAGCTTTTGAAGAAGAGTTTGGCGTAAGCGCAGCTGCACCTGTTGCTATGGCTGCTATGCCTGCTGGCGCTGCTGCTCCTGCTGCAGAAGAAAAAACTGAGTTTGACGTAGTTTTAACTGCGGCTGGCGACAAAAAAGTAAACGTTATCAAAGTTGTTCGTGAGATCACAGGTCTAGGCCTGAAAGAAGCGAAAGAGCTTGTTGACAACGCTCCTAAAGCCGTTAAAGAGAAAGTCAGCAAAGACGAAGCTGAAGCTATCAAAACAAAACTTACTGATGCAGGTGCTACTGTAGAAGTTAAGTAA
- the secE gene encoding preprotein translocase subunit SecE, whose product MGEEKKKDSTVKSAPAKEAAKKSEAKAPSAGRMGRAQGFARGVASELKKVHWPTRQEVITYSGVVVAAVAIVGFMIFLVDEAIGRVLRMLIG is encoded by the coding sequence GTGGGCGAAGAAAAAAAGAAAGATAGCACGGTAAAGTCCGCCCCGGCCAAAGAAGCAGCCAAGAAATCTGAAGCCAAAGCTCCTTCTGCAGGAAGAATGGGACGAGCACAAGGTTTTGCTCGTGGTGTAGCAAGTGAATTGAAAAAAGTTCACTGGCCCACAAGGCAAGAGGTGATCACCTACAGCGGTGTTGTTGTCGCTGCTGTTGCAATCGTTGGCTTCATGATATTCTTAGTTGATGAGGCAATTGGTCGAGTTTTACGGATGTTGATTGGGTAA
- the rplK gene encoding 50S ribosomal protein L11: MAKKVVAVVKLQCPAGKANPAPPVGPALGQHGVNIMAFCKQYNEATAAQAGLVIPVEITIYEDRSFTFVTKTPPAAVLLKKAAGIETASGTPNTKKVGKVSRAKVQEIAEMKMKDLNAASVEAAMRMIEGTARSMGIEIVEA, translated from the coding sequence GTGGCAAAAAAAGTCGTTGCTGTAGTCAAATTGCAATGTCCTGCAGGTAAAGCGAATCCGGCACCTCCAGTTGGTCCTGCACTGGGTCAGCATGGTGTCAACATTATGGCTTTCTGTAAGCAGTACAACGAAGCGACAGCAGCTCAAGCAGGCTTGGTCATTCCAGTTGAGATTACGATTTATGAAGATCGTTCTTTTACATTTGTAACCAAGACACCTCCTGCTGCAGTTCTTTTGAAAAAAGCAGCAGGCATTGAGACGGCTTCCGGCACGCCGAATACCAAAAAAGTCGGCAAAGTAAGTCGTGCAAAAGTGCAAGAAATTGCAGAAATGAAAATGAAAGATCTTAATGCAGCAAGCGTAGAAGCAGCCATGCGCATGATTGAAGGCACTGCTCGAAGCATGGGCATTGAAATCGTAGAAGCGTAA